The following nucleotide sequence is from Pochonia chlamydosporia 170 chromosome 4, whole genome shotgun sequence.
CTATCGCGTGCGATCGTACAAATGACACCTATGGACTTTGTTGTCACGGTGCCCGCAATATGGTCCAACACCGCAAAACAGGCCACCGAACGAGCCGCTGCCATGGCCGGATTTTGTGGCAACAAAAGGATCCATCTCATTTCAGAGCCAGTAGGGAATATACTACATTCTTGAActgatgctgatgccctGACTGACGAGGCTAGGAAGCTGCTGCGCTGTACACAATAAAACATTTGGGCTCATCGGTTCTAAAACCAGGAAGGAACTTCGTACTTTGTGATGCCGGAGGCGGCACCGTGGACCTCATATCATATGAAGTCGCTCATTCCGGAAATCTAGCAGTCAAGGAAGTCACAGAAGGCACAGGTGGAAAATGCGGCTCCGCAATGCTAAACAAACGATTCAGGAGGTTTCTGAAACAAACGCATGGCGAGAAATACTGGACCAACGAGCGCCTGATTTTGGCAATTGCAGAGTTTGAATCGGTGCGTACAAACCATCCATACCTTGCATGTTTCGGCTGTTCAGTATGCTGAATGGAATGCGCAGTTTAAAAAGGATTTCTCTCCAGATGGAGAGCCTCTGACTATCCGAGTCGACGAGAGCCTTGGGCTGAAGCGAAATCGATTCACGATATCACAAGCGgacatgacgacgagaaTTTTCGCCCCAATTATGAAAGACATCATCTGCCTCATCAAGGAGCAGATAGGACTAGTGTCTGCGGATGTCGCTGCGGTCGTGCTCGTTGGAGGCTTTGGCCAGAGTTCCTACCTGAAATCTGAAGTTAAGGCAGCACTGGCTCGGAATACACCTGTGCTTCAACCTGACAACGGTTGGATAGCAGTGGTGAAAGGAGCAGTTATACATGGGTTAGGTCATTACCATCCCAGTCTAACACAGGTACAAATCGTTTCGAGGATAGCGAGGCGTTCGTACGGCACATGCCTTCTCGCCGCGTATGACATGATGCGACACGACCCAAAAGAGGCgtgagtttttttttttgagaAAGTGCTCGCTTGTAGAGAGTGTATGCTAACCGCTGTCAGGGTCTGGTCTCcgaaggaagaggaaatggTTGTTGCCGAAATGTGCTGGTTTATTAGAAAGGTACGCAGTACTCTTAGTTCGTACATACATTATGTAACTTTGAAGGATTTTGAGCTTTTGTTGACAGTAAAAAGGGGGAATCCTATCCGGAAGGAATGCCAACCGTCATTGACTATCAGTGCGATATTCCTGTGTCCTCTGGTCCTATTCCACAAACGGAAATTGAGATATTCTGCAACGATGATCCTGTCCCGCCGGTTCATTGCACCGCCAACACGAAATGCATAGCAACCCTCTCACTGAACCTTGACCGAATCCCAATGTCGACAAAATCTGCTGCAGGAATAACTTGGATTGGCAACCATCGGTACTATTGCTTGACTGGTGCCATTGAGGCTAGCTACGGATCTGCAATGATTACCTATAGAGTCAAGCTCGGAGGTGAGTCATCGGACTTACGCGGTTGAGGCGTCACAGAACTGAAGCAGTTAGTAGGCGTCACACATGATGCCCTGACAGTACGATATGAGCAGTAAGGAGTGGCAGGCTTGGGGGCCAGTTTGTCGACATGTCTTGTGGAATGACAAGTGTAGAAAGTGTCGCACTCACCTCTACGTGGTTTCGTCCAACTACTCAGCCCATGTGTATCAGCAATCAAGATTTGAAAACCAAACTCTGGGAAGAATAACAACATACAAATTTCTTGTAGGCTGCCTGCAAGGTTTTCAGTAAGTTGCGCAAGATGTCATGAGGCTTCACGTGGTCTCTTCTTACCTGTGTGGCATTGTCCTCCGACTGCGTGACAAAAACAGAAACGATTAACACCAGAGTGACTTAATTCGAGTTAAGGAACAAGAGAGGTCTCTTACGGCACCGGCTTCTTCTGCCGCCTTATATAGTCTGCGAGTTAGAACGATCATGTCCCCTGAAATTTAAGATAAGGCGAGTTACCTTTGCGGCTTTCTCTGCTTCCTAGCGATTGGTCCCATTCCTGTTAGTTTCTCGCCCCGAGCTTGTCCCAAGTACATGTATTTTTCTTGGCAGTCTTACCGCCGCCTGTCGGCATAGTTTCTTATCACCAGGGTTAGCGATGAAACATACGCGTAGTCGAAGACTTACCTCATGCTCGGCTTTGAGAGCCTGGTGTTTCTGCTTAGCAAATGTATGTGGACGAACGAGTTGTGGTCAGGTACTTACCGAAATCTCGTGCCATTTGGCCTAATTGGTCAGTCGAAGTTAGTAGTGGTCCTGTTCGGGTAGAGAGCAATAGAAGTAGCACTCGCAGAATCACTAACagttgccatggccaagtagTTCTGAAGTAGTAGATCCTAAGTTAGTGCAACGTAGATGCAAATGCCAGGCTGTAGACGTACATCTCTTTTATTTCTCTAAAACTTAAAAAGTAGTTGAGCAAGCTTCCAGATACATCGGTCAACAGAGATGAGCATACGAGAGGAGAATTCTAGTTACGACTGTTagtttggcaagaagcgaccacctaggtacttggcaCGCGGCGTGCGACCACATACCTCGACCGCAGGGTTCTATCCAGCAATATTTTATTGACATCGTCAGCGTGGGCACGGGGCCACAGATGCGAATGTCTTTTCGTTGGACTTCCAATTGCTCACCGATTCCCCGTCCTACAGCCCGTTGTTAACAGGGAACCAGGGCGAAGTGAGTGTACAAAATAGAATAATGCATCAACGAAATGTCCACTCACCTTTGGCCGTAGCCAGCACTTGGCCGGCGTATGGCCGGGCCGGCCACAATGATGGCACTGCATAGGAGTGTTTAGTCTTTCCGCTCCCACGCTTACACCAAGGTATGATGATTTTACCGTCTGGGTCACTTTCCTCATCGTTAATTGTCATGTATATGAGCGAACAGTTAGTCGAATCTGTTTTACTTATGCTTGTTGACCCTGTTATCGACTTTGAAACCATGTGCGGTTAGCAGCACCCAATATGAAGCAACAAGGCCGAGCTGACACATACACGGCTTGGTTTTCGCTACCATGCGAAGCGTTAGAAAGCAAAGCTCTCTTGGGCATTGGCCAGATAATTGCTTACTTCGAGATTTAATCACATCTTGAAGGAAGCATCAGTCTTTAGGTGCTCCCTCCACGGTTCGCCCCTTGCCAATCACTTACCGCTATTCTGAGCTGTTGCTCACCGGCCGTCAGTCCTATGGATTGAACAAAGAGCGTTGGGGTTGAATAGCAAACATACAAGGTCTCGTTGGTGCCACTTTTGAAGAAGACAAAACTTGTTAGTACAGACATATCGAAGGGCTTCCACAATGCTAGACTTACTCTTTGTAATCTCGCTAGAAATGGACAACACGTTAAACATCACGCAGTTAGCACATCTTTCCAATGAACACACGTACATTTGGTCGTTCGGCTGCCAAAACATCGACGTCAGCAACGTAATGCCGGTCCTTCTGGTTTTGTCTACAGCATGTGCGCTACTTACAATCTTTTGGTAATGTTCACTGAAGTTACTGTAAGCAATGACTTCCTTATTCCGTGCCCGGCTGGTGGTTCAACATGAGAAGAACACTTA
It contains:
- a CDS encoding phosphatidylinositol 3 (similar to Metarhizium robertsii ARSEF 23 XP_007817038.2) encodes the protein MEKRRIIVSIDFGTTYSGISWAETSRPDVQHVVSVWPSIDGPKNSLKVPTELRKLATGWQWGFQIPDNAKRFRFFKLKLDEPDTPSRDGDGETPLQLAKIYLSCLHDHFINILEMKLSRAIVQMTPMDFVVTVPAIWSNTAKQATERAAAMAGFCGNKRIHLISEPEAAALYTIKHLGSSVLKPGRNFVLCDAGGGTVDLISYEVAHSGNLAVKEVTEGTGGKCGSAMLNKRFRRFLKQTHGEKYWTNERLILAIAEFESFKKDFSPDGEPLTIRVDESLGLKRNRFTISQADMTTRIFAPIMKDIICLIKEQIGLVSADVAAVVLVGGFGQSSYLKSEVKAALARNTPVLQPDNGWIAVVKGAVIHGLGHYHPSLTQVQIVSRIARRSYGTCLLAAYDMMRHDPKEAVWSPKEEEMVVAEMCWFIRKGESYPEGMPTVIDYQCDIPVSSGPIPQTEIEIFCNDDPVPPVHCTANTKCIATLSLNLDRIPMSTKSAAGITWIGNHRYYCLTGAIEASYGSAMITYRVKLGGVTHDALTVRYEQ